The following is a genomic window from Nymphaea colorata isolate Beijing-Zhang1983 chromosome 3, ASM883128v2, whole genome shotgun sequence.
GGTGGAGCTCTGGTTGGGCTTAGTCGCcgtcgtcctcctccttcctccgcTGGGCTTTTCCGCGTTGGACGAAGAGGAGGTACTGTGAaatgcagcagcagcagagaTGAAATCGGGAGCGAAGAGTGGCTGGCCAAGGCTTCGCCATATGAGGTGCTTGGCGTGGATGAATTGTGCACCCTCGACCAGCTCAAGGCAGCCTTCCGCGCCAGGGTACGATTTCGTCGTCGTCGTCATGACTCATGCCTAAGGAACGACTTAGGATACTCGCTTACTCTTTATTAGATCAGTGAGAGTCCCTTCCCTAGCTCTTCGTATAAGAAGAAGTAGTTCAAAGTTTCtccgttcttttctttttgatgagGTCCGGTTGATTGGTTCTCTTGATAATCTTGCACGGCCTTCTTTTCCTGTGTTCTTTTAACTCGATTAGTTTTGCTCGTTTAGCAGTTTCGTTTCGAGTCTTTTGCTTCCGTCGCGGAGTGGTCGTTGTTTTACCGGCGGTGCCCCGGGGGTGGGGGCGAGGCAGGGAGAAGGGGGGATAACTTTCTATATGCCTTGCTTGGTGTTTTCGGTTTTGAGACGCCGTCCTGTTGATAGGTGAAGGAGTTCCATCCGGACGTCTGCCGAGATGCCGGTGCTTCCGAGGCCATTATTCGTCGGGTGATCCAAGCGTATCAGGTGATCTCGATGTGATTTATTAGAGGCTTACGATCTAAAATATAAAAGTGCAAGCTTCAATGGTAGTTTACTTTTCTCGGAAtagtttgttttattttgagttCAACATGTATCTTTACTTCTTTCTAGCCATAAACTTATAAATATGCGCTTGGTTGTTGCTGACGTGAGAACTACTTTGGGCGCTTCTATGCTTTTGTGATTAGTATTGTAAGCAATGACTCTGATTCTTATCAGCCTGGAAATGAATGTGGATTATGACTTATCAATCTTTAGCTCTTTAGATGCAACATTGGTCATGTGGAAATTAGTTATGTTCGATTAGATTAAACATTTTGACCTTCTACTGCATGTTCGAAAGCTAGGTTGTTTGGCAAGTGCTAGAATTTGCCTAAGTTGACCATATGTATTCTCGTGGAACGTTGACTGCTATTGGTCTAATCGAATGTTTCGGCAAACTTGCAACGCTCTATACATATCAATGAGGTTCTTGCGGATTTGGAGCTGATGCATTTGTATTATAGGGCGAACTATTGTTAAGATGCAGAAAACGGTACTgctaatttttgtttcaatggGACATAGACATTTGTAGGCACTTTCAATATCCAACGTCACCGAAAAAGAGTAAACCCGActtttggatttatttttttcttgtgcatttgaAGGGattggttttgatttttcattataaatgaCACATTTATCTGAGTTATCTGCAGATATATGTTCTTTGTCTATTATGCTCTGAGGGTATGTGATACTTTGGGAATCATCTAAGCGCAGTGCGCTAGAAGCACCACTCAACCTGTTCATGTACTCCTGATTATATTGTTTAATTTTACAATTCCTTTTTTCCTTACCTAAAGTCCAATGTCAAGCgaagttgaaaaaagaaaagagatgtgTTTCAAGTAAATATTTGTTTATCACATGTTGATAAGCCTTTTTTTTCTAAGATTtgccaagaaaaatggcaattGGATCATTGTTTCATTAAATTTTCAATCAGATCCATCTAAAATCATGCTAAATTTTAATTCGTTGAATGAGGTAAGTAAATATACTGCTTGATGAGCTGGTGATACTCATCTGATGTTGTCATGTTCATCTGTTCTCATATGGTCAAATTTGTACTGTCTCAGAATGCTAGGTTTGCTTGAACTGCAGGTGCTGTCTAATACTGATGGCAGGGGCCAAATGATTGAAAGGTACATGCACTATGCTTTCTTttctccaccaaaaaaaaaaaaaaaaaaaagcaaattcCTGATTGGGTAGTCTTTGAGGTATGAGTCTAATGTGCATCATTGgggctatttttctttttgaacttaGCAAAGTATCATGTGACAAGGTTTTAGAAACCCGTTGACTTGGAACTTGACTCGGAGTGGATCAGTGACTCTCTTTGGTTTTAGCAACttcatttttcacataaaatgTATCTATGTATAATTAATACTGCATTTAATTTGTTAAAACATTGTTATATTACCTATAATATGTATCATTATGTATGTGTATGGACTCAGTTAAACCATCCTTTGACTGGACTGAACAAATCTTGTCAACTTCCAGGTTCTTCCATTTTTTGAGAGGTTCAGGACTGAATCATTGAGCCAACCGAGTCAACTTGGTTAACATCAGCTGAATTTTTGCTTGATAAACCAAACATAGATTTTTGCACGTTCTCTTGCcttctttgtcatttttcttctcttgtatTTGGCTATTTTTATGAAAGATGCTAGCTTATGAAAATCAAGGTTTTGTTTTTCACATTGCAAGCTCTAGTGTTCTTCAGCCATTATATTGTTTTATTGTAGGTGTAATATGCAAATCCAGTTTGTGTTTGCACTGAGTTTAACTTTTAGTTTTAGTGTCATGAATTACACGTGTGTCTTGAGTTGCATTGGATTCAAGTTGTCTTGTTCAGTAGCTTGCCTGATTAGGAAGTAGGGTTTTAAGCTGCTACTCTATTAAGTCCACTTGGGGGTTATTTTCATCAGGCCGGCTCTTTCGAATGATATTgaattttacttgcataattgAGAATTGAGATTGCACATATAAGTTTATACCGAACATGTCCTGCTATCCACCTGGTTTTTGCCTCTGAGCCTATCCTCACATGTTTGTGGTTTAGGGAATGCACAGATCCATTTGAAGAGCCAGAATGTGAGgcatttgatatttttgttgaCGAGACTCGTTGTATTGGAAGAGGTGCCTACTCTGATCTCCTCCAAATTTAGAGTTTCCAGATTTCAATGTATGGTCCATTTTCTTGTTACATGAGAATTGTGGCATCTTTTTGCCTAAGAACTATTAGAAGTATACCTGTATGGTGTAAGATAAAAGAAAGGTAGTCAAAGAATATTCACATACAAGGAAGAAGCTCCACATTGATAGTGCAGTGGAGTTGTGCaccttgttttcttcttctactcATGGCGACATGCTCCTAACATAAAATCCATTAGCACTTAAAGGTGTAAACATAAGAACATTATGAAGAGGAAAACATTATCAGCATTTTGCTTCCTAGATTTGCTGTCAAACCAGGTATCCCAGTTTTAAGATTCTTGACTTCACTTATTCTTCCTTGTGGTCCTTACATTCTATAAATTTTTAGTTGTATGTTGTTAGAAATAAGGGCAATGTTTCTTTCTCCTGCAGGATGCCCATATTCGTGTGTAAAGAGAGCACCACATGCTTTTTCATTTAATCCTATGACTGGAGCAGCATGTGCATCTTCCCAAGGTTAGACAATTATTTGTTGGGTGCCACTGAAGTATGTCAGTTATTTCTTTGAATGCCGGGACACATTGGTGGCTtcattttgacatgttaatatCTCGGTTTACGAGTGAAAAGGTATGGATGTGTGGTTTTACTACTTGATAGATTCAGGAATATTTATCTTTCTGTATTAGGATAGTCATGTAATTATTGTTTAAGAATTAAGATGCAATtcattttgctgttttttttttcttaacaccAAACTGAGACATCCATAAACTGTGCCAGCGGCTGCTGAAGCCAGTTAGCAATTCAGCAACTGAATGGCCATCTCATCTCGTCCATATTATGGAGGAAGCCCTCAGCTACAACCCAACGCCAAGTCTTGTGGATTTATCAATAAGCTAGTTCTTTGAAATTGCATTTGCAACCGCTATTCACTACATACACCAAAGAGTTGAGCATCTTGTCACTCTTGCTCAACAACCTGACATGTATGAATTATAAATTGACTGATCTAGATCCACCACAAGGTAAACCAATCATTCCAATGGTCTATCGTAATCAAGCAACATGACATGATGTTCCTGTGTTGTTTAAATCACTGTGTAAATGTCACCTGGTTGTTGTTACATTTCTTTGGAACATCCCCAGCATGGGTGTTCTTGCTGCCAACCTCCTGCTGCCGGAGGGAATAGAAAAATCTTTGAGGAACCATAAGAATGAGGTCTCAAAATTAGCCAATCTCAGAAAAGTAGTTGGTATGTTGCTCAAGTGATCACATGATAGGGATCTGCCATTTCAGGACTTTTGAGTCTTAATTTAAAAGTTATGCAACTTCAAGATTTCAAATCATGCTGCATGTTAAAGTGACTTCAATTGGCTAGCAGGAAAGTGTCATGATTTGTGAAGGCATTGATTTCCAGTCCCATGATGATGAGGCTGATTCATTAATGGAGTTGTTAGCTGAGTCATTGCATTCGATGCATTCAAAGAACACTGACTTGCTTTATGGATTTATGAGAGCTTAGTTGGAAAATCTTGTCAAAGTAATGCTGCAGGTTAAAATGCTTTGAAGTTTTAAATATATGCAAAACCCTGGTTGAttgtgttttaacttttatctACGATTTCCTCTGGTTTtaatgctttttgttttttgctgaaATAGTCGACTATAATTTTTTTAGCATGGTTTATAACAAACTTTTCATCTTGAAGATGCTGTATTCTAAATGATTATTTCCAGCCGCAAGAGCAGCTATTAACAAAAAACAATTAGTTTACAGTATGATGGTCGGAATTATTTGTGCATTTTCTTCCTCAAAGAAAGTTGTTTGATATCTATACCATCATGATCATGAACATGTAAAAGTTATTGATGCTGGCTTTATTTTTCAGTAATCTTGTgtattttctattctttctcCAAGTAACTATAGGCGCTATGCTGCTGGTATTGTAGCAGGACATGGTGACGACTATCTAGTTCAGCTGGCAGTTGGCCAGTGCCCAAGGAACTGCATATATTACGTCTCACCTTTGCAGAGGGTTATTCTAGAGGAGATACTCAGCAGGTCATTTGTCTTTCTGACATAAAAAGCggattcataaaaataaaactttcatattATCTATAGTCAtaactcttttcttctttcaaatgTTCCTATAGCATTCTGAACTCTCCATATGCTACACCCGAGGTCAATTCGCTGGATTCTCTGCTTGCTAAAGCGAAGTTTGAAAACAATAGGCATCGGAAGCCAAAAAGACCTGCTATTAAGAATTTTACACAGTTTGTTGATTGGTTCTAAGTTGTAATATTTTGGGATGAATGGCTCTGTAATGATGAAATACTACTATCTGGAAATTCTGTaattcttttggttttttctttgctCAACTCGCCCTTGTGGTTGTCTCATACAGTGCGCCTACAGTTGGGCCCTTGGATCAGTAGAACATGCCGAGCGTAGAGATCTACATTTTTCAcacttttgataaataaaattggTAGTATGTTTTTGGATATTCACGTACTTTGCAGGATCCACATCTGCACAGGAATAGCTACTCTGCTATTTAATCAAGTTTTGTATTGTGGAAGGAGTACAATCTTCAAGTCGAGGGGCCGTATGAGCGTAATTGGGCCATTGTAGTGCTTTCCAGGCTTCACAATGCTTTTGATGTGTGCCAAGTGACACTGGATATGATTCAAAGAAGGCTGTCTTTGACCCACTTCGCCACCGTGCAGCTTTCTAGGCTCCATTCTTGTGCCAAGTGATCGCCCCTTGCTACAAAAGGGAGTTTTCGTTTGGGATTGCTAGACGCGTCTTGTAGGTTTTGAGTTTGGAGTCTCTTGAACGAACAACTTGGTATTGAGGCAGAGCATCTATGTATGCAATCAGCTTCGTTTTAGTTAAGCATAGTCGCACTCTATCCTTGTGTACTTGTTCAATTGGAAGTTCTTATAATAACATGAAGTGTTAAGTTCtgcatttttgttgtttagatgACACGCAGAACTTTATTAGAATTATAAAGCTAGCTTAAGAGTGAGAACAAGTTTTGTGGAGAAGAATGGTGACTGCTTCCCCTGTCTTGGGTCCTTGTCTGCAGGTGGACTCGCGCGTACTCCACTAGCTTACCATGGAGCAGAACTGTTTGACgtacaactttctttttttctatggATTTTATTGGCGTAAAAGGCCGACTCGACCAGCAGAGCGTCCGGGTCACTCCGTTGCTGGGATTGGTGGATATATCAATGGCCACTTCCTTTGTCCtgtttttccttgttattttcGAGTCATTGGTCACTGCAAAGACGGTCGGGAAGCAATCATGCTTGCTAAGAAAAGACAAGCCAATGCCATTttcataatatcaataaatgGCTTGAACATGGTTGACcacttctcttttgtttttcttccccttcatcAATAAAAGGAAACACTTGGCCTTTGCCCATCCAAGCAGTTGACAACCCAGTTTTTCTTAGAAAACTTTTTGCAGCAGAACCCGTATCAGTGAAGAGAATAGAATTGGGTTCGACAACAGAAAACTTCAACCACAATCTGCATCCAGACAATATCATGTTGCGCGAAGAGTTTAGTGAAATGCACTAGATACAAGGGAAAAGAAGTAGACAACACAAAGCCCATTAACTCCAGAGGTTTCCCGTCTACCACAATTGGACAAATAACGAAACCTTTGCCTTACATCCATCTACAGGATTCTGGTCCTAAGGCTGCAAAAGCTAGGCGGTAGATTAGCTTAAGTACACGGAGAATCATATTTCATATTCAAACCATAATGTGTGACCAAAATTGACATCCTCTAACCACATCTGTCTCATTTGCAAAGCCTAGTTTATCAGCAACCAAGGTAGGATGTGAGACTAACTAATTTATAAAGGGAACAGAGAGTTGGGTGCTGACCACCACTTACATGCAGCGTTAgcaacatgaaaaaattgaCGACAAACGTGCCATGcgggaaaaaaatgcattattgAAGGATAAATTTTTCTGCCGTTGAATCTCAATTTCTTCGATCTCAGCAGAAATTCCAAGAACTTCAAGCTCAAGTTATTTAGTTCGTGGCACAACAGCTTATTGATGTAGGTTACATTACATTTAATTTGATGTAATGAGTTCTATTTGTTCAACTTTATTTTGGATAGAACtaacatgttttcttaatgttgaTTGCAAACATTCTGACACCACCAAACTTTCTACAATTTTCACCTCGTGATGACAATACCATGAGAGCATaattatgtttatgtttttgtaACTTTGAACTACCAGTAATATAAGTTCAAGCAtttgttatacatatatgtttggTTTATGAAGATTTAATTgtaatgtttgttttgtttgatacatgaaaaatgtaagcatatatttttatatgtatatttgattttccaaaaaaaatatatcctacgcagattagaaagaaaaaaattagaacacTTTCATTGACACGTAAATTTGGGTCGGTGATGGTTAATGTCCACATTTAGTGGACGTCGGTTAAAATTTTACCAACATCCAGGACAAGGGTCAGTATAAAGGTTTACGACGTTTATTTAGATGTCGAAAAGAACGGACTATTGTCGACACACTTAGATGTCGGTAAAAAACAATGTTACCTACGTGTCTTGCGTATACACCGATGCGCTAGCATTGTGTCAATGACTAGCATTGTGTCGGTAACAATTTTTACCGACACTATCTTCACCTACGATAAAAGGAAAGGTCGGTAAAACCTTTACCCGATGCGTTGCTACGTTTCATCGACATGTTTTGACTATCGGTAATTCGTACATTTTTTTGTAGTGCATAAGTGAGACACATTAAGAACTATTAACTGAATCAACCATAAAAGAATCAAGCTGCTCTTGATTGATTGAATCAAGCTCCAATATGCATGAGCACATCATACTATTGGCAGATTAAAACCGTAAGGTTGTGTTAGATCATCGTAGATCTCAAATCAGCGCAGATCTCAAGTCCAACACCTCTCCCTCCCAgtagatctcagatccatgaTTTTTACACTACAACATAGATTTCGATCCAGGAATGGGGTGGtgctgaaatccacagtttgatAAAAGTGTGGATTTTTAGATTTCAAATCACCTCAGATCTAAGGTTCGTAAGGAGTCCAATGCAACCTAACTGATATTTGTTAATGCCTCGAAATAATGGGACCAGAGTTTCCCACATGGGCAGCTAGAAGCAAGCTCCCCATCGAAGATAGAGATTGGAGAACCACTTGAGGAAGGGATTATAGGAGAGAGCATCCGGTATCTCAGCAGCCCCACAACTTAAACCAGTTGTTATCTCATGTTTTTGGAAAGCGAAAAACAAAAGATTAACTAAAGCATGTTCTAGATTAATGTGCATGAGTATGCACCAGAAACCCGAAAAATCTCCCAGCTGCAATACTAATATAACAGTTAAGAAGGAAATGCAAGACGACAACAGTTGCTACATATATTGGATGTTTTCAAGCAGCAAGTTGTGCCTTAGGCAATCACAATGTCAAATGAGTCTATGATTGAAGGCAACATAATTCTTTGGTAGGTCCTAAACTGTCCCCTTTCCATGACTTCTGCCAAAAAGAAAACGATAAAATTATTGAGTGCACTAATTGACCAATCATAATGCTATCTTTTATTTCCTTCCATAGCTGTTTTCAACCTGATCTTCCCGTAATTGGAACAAGAAGATTGTTCAGGATTAATGTAGAGAGCAAGCCATTGTGGGATGAAACTCAATAAAGTTGCGTCTAGGAATATTTGGACAGGCGACTCcaaattctttgaaaaatattagAACACAATATGAGTTGCATGGACCACTttgtactacttggattatgtATATAATAGCTGCATTGACGAGAGGAAGAACGACAAATCAATAGAAATCATgtcaaattaagaaaataaggACATTTTTCGTATGCCAAAGGGTTCTAGCACACTAGGCGGCAAGGCCGTCCACTTTATAAAGGGACTTGTGTTCGAATCCTGGGGTAGTTGTTGTCACGCCTTAGTGTGTTCCTCCTCTGGACCATAATAGGTTCCGAAGCAAGCTTTATAAACCCTAGGGAGGTGAGTACATGGAAGGTGAGTGCAGTTGTCTTTCTTAATGGTCAAGGACAAGGGTGGTggaatgaacaaaaaaagagTACATGGAAGGAGAGTGCAGTTGTCTCTCTTAATGGTCAACGGCAAGGGTGGTggaatgaacaaaaaaagaaagaggacaTTTCATGTAAGGGTATCCTTGGTTAAATTCATGTAAGGGTATCCTTGGTTAAATCTTAAACAGAGTCTTAACATTCCGATTTTCTCATGCAACCTTACTTTTGGTGATAAATGCCCAAAAGAGATGCCGTAGATTGAATTCACATTGAAATACATGAAAATTTATACTCCCCAACATTGTTATTTTAAGATGACAACAAGAATAAAGATACAACAGCTTCTTTATACTAAATGATGTTTTATGGAGTTGAAGTGCAAGTAGCAGAAATGGTGACCCTTTATTTGGCAATTGTCATTAAAAATGAGACTCAATGCAATTAAGTCGAACGTAAAAAATCTGCGATTCTCGTATTTGATATATTATGGATAGAAGCTGGCAGTCCATCCAATGGATATTTCCCGAGAAAAAATTCAGATAATTagtgatgaaaaagaaagagccTATGACAACATTGACAAGCCATACTTGGCTGATCTGACAACTATGTAGATGTAGAACTTTCAATAGCATCTACGTCCCACTTGAATTCGACTACTtgcaattttatatatatataaacttttcgGCAAGCCAGGACAAAGCAATTAATGGATTTCAGTTCCATCAGACACTTCCACCCTCATCCACTCAAATATTGGATCAAAATTTATCCGTGTCAATTAACTAACAAATAATTAGGTAGCTAATGTGTAACGAAACTGGCTTGATTATATAATCATCGAGTCCGGTTAGCCAGCAAAACTCAAGCATATGAGGCAGGTGCATCTCGTGGAAGTTGCAAATTGGCAATTTGTCATAATGAAGTTTCAAACCTATGTTAACTGTTCATACTTATTGAAGAGGGAAACCGCGAAGAGGCCGAAGCCCTCCTCCCCCATCTCCTAGGGATCAAGGTTACTTCGGGACAAATTATTGTTACTTCCTTCAACTCCAGAGTAGCATCCGTCACTATTAgcagtcaagaaaaataacacACTGATACCAGACTTCCACTGGTCTGCCTAATCAGCTATGCTATGAGGTCACACTACGCTATGCTAGGTTCCTCTATACAAATGTCCACTGCATGGTGGAAGGCGAAACTCTCAACgtaaaatttttcttaatttcgtCAACAGAGCTATTCAATGTGCCAAGGTAACTCATGAAAGATACAAGTAGGACCGCTTGTTTGAAACTTACTTGTTCTCATCGAATAGCGTACTTTTACAGAGAGGTCTGCCATATTGTGCAGTCACTAACAGGGCCCCTTAGTCAAGTGGGACAGGGACATCACTCGAACATTATGATAAATGATGAGATGCCCATGAAAGCCGATGCCTATTGGACTGCAGGATTCTACCAATTACTTCGCTTGTCTCTTGTTGCTAAGGAGTCTGGCCACAATACATAGAAATGGTTAGTTAGGAGAGGTATGAGATAGGCTTAATCTTGAGGACGTGTTATCTATCTTTATTAGCATGTATACATCTATAACTTGGTCTCAGCTTCCTCAACAAATCTTGCTTATCAGATATACATTTGAGTTTGAAACTTGGCAAATGAAAGTTCAAAAATATGAAGACAACGACCTGTCAGTGAACATCTTGATTGGAGATCTCTTGGGATAATCATCATAGGAAGCCCATCCATCCTCCATTCGTTCCACGATTTATCGCTTATCTAGATAACTTCATACAAGCTACCCTCTTCTTTGTCGCGCTGAACTTATTGAGTTCTTCGTCGGCCGACAGCTGAAAGCTGCTTTGCCTGATCAGCATGTGTTCTTTGAATCTGTACAGGAAACAGCGGCCGGTAGGACAGACAACTACTTTTCACTGGCGGATCCAGCAGCAATAATGAAGCCAAAGGTATTATTCACTACAGTCAGATCAACTTGGAAATTATTTTCGAAAGGGATCGTTCCCATACGTACACGCGCTCAAGTGGGTTGGTTCAAATCCTTCAAATTGAAGGAGGTATAGAATTCAATATGTTCTTTGCTGCTGATGCCTGCAAGCACCAAAATAGAAGACGTTCTCTATGAAGGTTTAGAATTCAATACGTTATTTGCTGCTGTAATGCCAAAGCAATAGACGACACACACTCTAGAGATGAGGGTACTGGCCACAGTGTCCCGTATCGTTCACACTGTGATCTCCTCATGTTATAAATGGAACAGAAAACATAGAAATTAAATTCTCTGCATGCTCAGACTATGGTCTCCTCATGTTAGAATGGAACAATAAACTTTCTCAGTGAGAAGCAAGGTTGGGTGCCACTTGCCAGAGATTTCTCCACTTGGGTGCAGCCAGAATAGGGTGAGGCAGACTTGCCTTACCTCAGTCCACCAGATTCAGTTCTTTCCTTtgtcattcaaaagaaaaagtaagttTTGGCTTATCTCTTTGTTCACTTCCATACTCCACATGTCCCGACGCTATGTTTTCCATATGCATTTTAGAAATTGAGTTtaattatatatagatatatatctGGGACCCTGCAATCCGAAAAAGGCAAGGTATGCACCCAATAATTTTGACAGCTTTTCTCCATCGAATGAATATTTTAATGCATATggaattttcatcatttatttgAAAACAGATTCCTATTAGATTGTCAATTATATAGTATAACAGCTAGCCATGCTGTGAACACACATGCTTTAAGATCTTGGTGGACATTTTAAGCAATTTCGCAAATTTGAGG
Proteins encoded in this region:
- the LOC116250573 gene encoding chaperone protein dnaJ C76, chloroplastic isoform X2, giving the protein MEVAVRCLRPHHHGRDTGFGGALVGLSRRRPPPSSAGLFRVGRRGGTVKCSSSRDEIGSEEWLAKASPYEVLGVDELCTLDQLKAAFRARVKEFHPDVCRDAGASEAIIRRVIQAYQVLSNTDGRGQMIERECTDPFEEPECEAFDIFVDETRCIGRGCPYSCVKRAPHAFSFNPMTGAACASSQGHGDDYLVQLAVGQCPRNCIYYVSPLQRVILEEILSSILNSPYATPEVNSLDSLLAKAKFENNRHRKPKRPAIKNFTQFVDWF
- the LOC116250573 gene encoding chaperone protein dnaJ C76, chloroplastic isoform X1 codes for the protein MEVAVRCLRPHHHGRDTGFGGALVGLSRRRPPPSSAGLFRVGRRGGTVKCSSSRDEIGSEEWLAKASPYEVLGVDELCTLDQLKAAFRARVKEFHPDVCRDAGASEAIIRRVIQAYQVLSNTDGRGQMIERECTDPFEEPECEAFDIFVDETRCIGRGCPYSCVKRAPHAFSFNPMTGAACASSQAGHGDDYLVQLAVGQCPRNCIYYVSPLQRVILEEILSSILNSPYATPEVNSLDSLLAKAKFENNRHRKPKRPAIKNFTQFVDWF